The genomic window GCTGCCGCGAGTCGGTGCTGCGCCACGTCGACGCGTTCGAGGCGATGACCGAGCGGATGGGCTTCTGGGTGGACACCAGCCGGGCCTACCGCACCATGGACCCGGCCTACATCGAGTCGGTGTGGTGGTCGCTCAAGCGGATCTTCGACCAGGGCCTGCTCGAGGAGGACTACCGGGTCGCCCCGTACTGCCCGCGCTGCGGCACCACGCTGTCCGACCACGAGCTGGGCCAGCCAGGGGCCTACGAGACCGTCGTCGACCCGTCGGTGTACGTGCGGTTCCCGGTCACCAGCGGGCCACTGGCCGGGCTGCGGGCGGCCCTGCTGGTCTGGACGACGACCCCGTGGACGTTGGTGTCCAACACCGCGGTCGCCGTCCACCCGGACGTCCCCTACGCGGCCGTGCGCACCGGCGACGGCGAGGTGCTCGTCGTGGCCGAGCCGCTGCTGGCCGCGACCCTGGGCGACGACGTCGAGGTGCTGGCCACCTACCGCGGCGCCGACCTCGAGCACACGACGTACACGGCGCCGTTCGACCTGGTGCCGGTCACCGGGGCGCACTACGTGGTGCTCGCCGACTTCGTGACCACCGACGACGGCTCCGGCCTGGTGCACCTGGCACCGGCGTTCGGCGCCGAGGACCTCGCCGTGGGCCGCGCCTACGGGCTGCCCGTGGTCAACCCGATCAGCACCGACGGCCACTTCACCGACGACGTCCCGCTGGTGGGCGGGATGTTCTTCAAGAAGGCCGACACCACCCTGGTGGCCGACCTGCAGGCCCGCGGGCTGCTGTTCAAGCACGTGCCGTACGAGCACTCCTACCCGCACTGCTGGCGCTGCCACACGCCGCTGATCTACTACGCGCTGCCGTCCTGGTACATCCGCACAACCGCGCGCAAGGACGAGCTACTGCGGGAGAACGAGGCCACGGCCTGGTTCCCGAACACGATCAAGTGGGGCCGCTACGGCGACTGGCTGCACAACAACGTGGACTGGGCGCTGTCCCGCAACCGCTACTGGGGGACACCGCTGCCGATCTGGCGCTGCACCGCCGAGCAGGCCCACCTGACCTGCGTGGGGTCGCTCGCCGAGCTGGGCGAGCACGCCGGGACGGACCTGAGCGGGCTCGACCCGCACCGGCCGTACGTGGACGACGTGACCTTCGGCTGCCCCAGCTGCGGCGCCGAGGCCCGCCGGGTGCCCGAGGTCATCGACGGGTGGTACGACTCCGGGTCGATGCCGTTCGCCCAGTGGGGCTACCCGTACAAGGGCGTCGAAGAGTTCGAGTCCACCTACCCCGCGGACTTCATCTGCGAGGCGATCGACCAGACCCGCGGCTGGTTCTACACGCTGATGGCCGTCGGCACGCTGGTGTTCGACCGCTCCGCATACCGCAACGTGTTGTGCCTGGGCCACATCCTGGACGAGCAGGGCCGCAAGATGTCCAAGCACCTGGGCAACGTGCTCGAGCCGATCCCGCTCATGGACGAGCACGGCGCCGACGCCGTCCGCTGGTTCATGCTGGCGGCCGGGTCGCCGTGGCAGGCCCGTCGGGTCGGGCACACCTCGATCCAGGAGGTGGTCCGCAAGGTCCTGCTCACCTACTGGAACACCGTGGCGTTCCAGTCGCTGTACGCGCGCACGGCCGGCTGGACGCCGCAGGCCGCGCCGCCGCCCCCGGTGGCCGAGCGCCCCGTGCTGGACCGGTGGGCGCTGTCCGAGGCGCACCGGCTGGTCCGCGACGTCGGGGCGGCCCTGGACGAGTTCGACACGCAGGCGGCCGGGCGGCTGCTGGCCACGTTCGTCGACGACTTGTCCAACTGGTACGTCCGCCGGTCCCGCCGCCGGTTCTGGCAGGGCGACCCGGCCGCGCTGGGCACCCTGCACGAGTGCCTGCGGCTGCTGACCGTCGCGATGGCGCCGTTCACACCGTTCATCACCGAGCGGGTCTGGCAGGACGTCGTCCGCCCGGTCGAGCCGGACGCAGCCGAGTCGGTGCACCTGGCCTCGTGGCCGCAGCCACCGGCGGACGCGGTGGACGACGAGCTGGCCACGCAGGTCGCCACCGTGCGCCGGCTGGTCGAGCTGGGCCGGGCCGCCCGGGCCACCTCGGGGGTCCGCACCCGGCAGCCGCTGTCCCGGGCGCTGGTCTCGGCCCCGGGCTGGGGGTCGCTGCCGGACGAGCTGCGCGCCCAGGTCAGAGAGGAGCTCAACGTCGCCAAGGTCGGCACGCTCGGCGAGCAGGCCGGGGAGCTCGTCGACGTCCATGCCAAGGCGAACTTCCGGGCTTTGGGCAAGCGGTTCGGCAAGGACACCCCCCGGGTCGCAGCCGCCGTCACCGCGGCGGACGCGGTCGAGCTGGCCGCTCAGCTGCGCGCCACCGGCTCGGCCACCGTGCTGCTGGACGGCGCGCCGGTCACCCTGGACGGCGAGGAGGTCGTGGTCACCGAGACGCCGCGGGAGGGCTGGGCGGTTGCCGCGGACTCCGGGGAGACGCTCGCGCTCGACCTCGAGGTGACCCCGCAGCTGCGCCGGGCCGGGCTGGCCCGGGAGGCCGTCCGGCTGGTCCAGGAGGCCCGCAAGTCCGCCGGGCTGGACGTCTCCGACCGGATCGAGCTGTGGTGGACGGCGGACGGCGAGCTGGCCAGCGCGCTGCGCGAGCACGCCGCGCTGGTCGCCGAGGAGGTGCTGGCCAGCGGCTACCACGAGGGGATCCCGGAGGATGCTAAGACGCACGACCGGGCGCACTCTGACGCGGAACTGGGGCTGAATTTCTGGCTGAGCCGGGTTCGGGGCTAAAGGGGGGGTATCCGAGGGTCCGATAGATGGTCAGGTGCTGAGCCCGCCGGACGCCCCCGACGGTCCAGCCCCCTCACCTACCGGAGGTCGACGTGACGCTCCACCCCGTCCCCCTCGGCGGACCCTCACTCGCCGGGATCAAGCTCAAGCCGCACGCGATCGCGACTCCGGCGCTATCCAGTCACCTGCGTCCCGCGCTGGTCCTGGCCGAGCGCGAGAGTCGTCGCCTCATGGAGGCCAGCCGCCAGCAGGACGTCAGCGTCGGCGGCCGGTTCAGCACCAGCCCCGCCTGCATCCAGGTCTGGGACATGCCCTGGGACGGCGACGACAGCCCGGGCACCGCGCTGCACCTCGGGTCGGTCGACTGGAACTACGACACCCCGGTGCGCCACTACGTGACGATCTACCGGGCCATGGTCACCGCGTCCGGCGTGGCCCAGGGCCACACCACGCTGTCGGTCCTGCAAACGGTCATGGCGCTGTCCGGCATCGACGTGGACGGGGCCCGGATCACCGACCCGGCGCCGCCCGTCCGCGACCCGTTCCGGCGTCCCGCCTGAGCGTCGCGCCCCCTCGAACCCCTTCGGCCGTGAGGGCCGGGTCCCGGAAGCTCCGGGCCCGGCCCTCACGGCCGTTGCGGGACGTGACGGGTCAGTCGCCGCTGGGCGCCTGCACCGGCGGGGCGGTCGGCGGCGCGAACGGCGTGGCCGGTCGCGACGGCGGCTCCTGGGTCGGGGCGGCCGGGGTGACCCCCGGAGCACCCTGGCCGACCGGCGGGGCGACCGGCGGTGCGACCGGCGGTGCGACCGGCGGTGTGGCCGGCGGTGTGGCCGGCGGTGTGGCCGGGGCCGCGGCGTGGCCGGGCGAGGCAGCCGGAGCCGTCCCGGCAGCGGCCGCGTTCGCCATCGCCGGCGGGATCGGCGGCTCGGCCGAGCCGTGGCTGTCCAGCTCGCGCAGCTGGCCCTCCAGGTAGGACCGCAGCCGGGTCCGGTACTCGCGCTCGAACGCCTTGAGCTGGTCGATGCGGCCCTGCAGCGCGCTCTGCTCGCGCTGCATCTCAGCGGTCACCCGCTGGGCCTCGGTCCGCGCCGCAGCGACCAGCTTGTCCGCCTCGGCCTTGGCCTGGGAGACGTGCTCGTCCGCGGTGCGCTGGGCCAGCTCGAGCATCCGGACCGCCTGGTCGGTCGGCGCCAGCGCGGCCGGAGCCGCGACGGCGGCCGCAGCCACCGGTGCGGCCGGCGCCGCGGCTGCGGGCGCTGCGGCGGCAGCCGGTGCCTCCGCGGCCGGTTCCCCCTCGACGGCCGCTGGTCGCGACGACGCCGCGGACAGCCGGGCTCGCAGGTCCTCGTTCTCGCGCAGCAGTCGGGTCAGCTCGGCCTCGACCTCGTCGAGGAACCCGTCGACCTCGTCCATCTCGTAGCCCTCGCGGAGCCGGACGGTGCTGAACTCCTTCTTGCGCACGTCCTCGGGGGTCAACGTCATGACGTCACCTCTTACTCACGGGTAGTAGCCGCAGCCTAGAGCAAAGGTGCGACGACGTTGATAAGGATCAGGACCAGGAGCATGAGAACCATGAACGACAGGTCCAGCGAGACCCCGCCCATACGCAGCGGCGGGATGAACCGGCGGAACAGCTTCACCGGGGGGTCGGTGGTGGTGTACACGAGCTCGACCACGACCAGCAGGACGCCGGAGGGGTGGAAGTCCCGGGCGAACAGGAACACGTACTCGAAGACCAGCCGGGCCAGCAGCAGGACGAGGAACGCCCAGCCGATGTAGAAGATCGTCTGGCCGACGACCGAGGTCGCGACGAGAGAGGAGTTCATCAGCTCTGGTTGAAGAACCCGCCCTCGGCGAGCCTGGCCTTCTCCTCGGCCGTGACCACGACGTTCGCCGGTGACAGGAGGAACACCTTGGCGGTGACCCGCTCGATGGTGCCGTGCATCCCGAACACCAGCCCGGCCGCGAAGTCGACCAGCCGTTTGGCATCGGAGTCCTCCATATCGGTCAGGTTCATGATGACCGGCGTGCCGTCGCGGTAATACTCGCCCACGGTGCGGGCGTCGTTGTAGTTGCGCGGGTGCAGCGTGGTGATCTTGTACGAGTCGACCGTCGCCACCTCGCGGGGACGGGCCGACGGCCGGGCGGCCGGCGGCGCGGCATGCAGCTTCTCATCCCGGACCGGCTGCAGGGTGCGGGTGGTCTCCCGCTCGGCCGGAGCCTCGCGACGCGGTGCGGCGTACTCGGGGTACTCCTCGTACTCGTCGTACTCGCCGTGCTCGTCGTAGCGGTCGGCGTCGTCCTCGACGAGACCGAGGTAGACCGCCATCTTGCGCATAGCGCTGGCCATGACTCAGGGTCCCTTTCGTTCCGGACGGCGGGGGACCGTCGAAGGCGACGTTACCCGAGCGGCGGACGCCGTCCGAGCACCGCCGTGCCGACACGCACGTGTGTCGCCCCGGCCGCGACGGCCGCCTCCAGGTCGCCGCTCATGCCGGCGGAGACCCAGGTCGCGTCCGGGTGCTCCCGGCGGACGGCGGCGGCCACCTCGGCCAGCCGGGCGAAGGCCCGCTCGGGCGGCTCCCCCAGCGGGGCCACGGCCATCACCCCGAGCAGGTCGAGCGCCGCCGCCCCGACGATCTGGGCGGCCAGCGCGAGCGCGTCGCCGGGTGCGGCACCGCCGCGGCCCTCGACCGGTTCCAGCCGCACCTGCACCAGGCAGCCGACCCGCCGCCCTGCCGACTCGGCCGCGGCGGCCAGGGCACGGACGAGGTGCGGCCGGTCCACCGAATGGACGACGTCGGCGTAGCGGACGACCGACTTGGCCTTGTTGGACTGCAGCTGACCGACGAAGTGCCAGCGCAAGCCGAGCCCGGCGCAGGCCACGGCCTTGGGCGCCGCCTCCTGGTCCCGGTTCTCCCCCACGTCCCGGACGCCGAGGCCGGCCAGCAGCCGGACGTCGTCCGCGGGCCAGGTCTTGGTGACCACGACGAGGGTCACCTCGGCCGGGTCCCGGCCGGCCGAGCGGCAGGCCGCGTCGATCCGTGCGTGCACCTCGGCGAGGTTGGCCGCGAGCTCGACCGTGCGGTCGCTCACGGCGCCAGCCAGGCCAGGCCGGCGAAGCGCCCCGTGGTGCGGGCCCGACGGTAGGAGAACCAGCGGTCGTCCTCGCGGGTGCACCCGTGGAGCCACTGCAGGTCGGCCACCTCGTCGGCGAGCTGGGCGACCACGCCGGCGGCCACGTCGAGGGCGGGGGTGCCGGTCCAGCTGCGGGCCCGGGCCTCGGGCGCGACGCCGGCCACGTCGTCGCGCATCGCCGCGGGCACCTCGTAGCAGCGGCCGCAGACCGACGGGCCGACCCGGGCCACCAGCCGACGAGCGCCCTGCGCGCGCATCACGTCCAGCACCGCGGGGACGATGCCGGCGACCAGCCCCGGTCGCCCCGCGTGGGCTACACCGACCACGCCCGCCTCGGGGTCGGCGAGCAGCACCGGGGTGCAGTCGGCCACCAGCGCGGCGAGCACCAGCCCCGGGGTGCGGGTCACCAGGGCGTCGGCCGTCGGCGGGGGCCCGTCGAGCGGTCCCTCGATCACGACGACGTCGCGGCCGTGCACCTGGGTCGCGGTCACCAGCCGGACCGGGGCCACCCCCAGCGCGCCGGCCACCAGCGCCCGGTTCCGGGCGACCACGGAAGGGTCGTCACCCACGGGGCCAGCCAGGTTGAGCGCGTCGTACGGCGGCGCGCCGGCGCCGCCCGAGCGGTCGGTGACCGCGAACCCGACGTCGCCGACGGTCTCCCGCCAGGCGAACACCGCCGCGGTCCTACTTGAGGAAGTCCGGTACGTCGAGGTCGTCGTCGTCGGCGGCGGCGACCGCCGCCGCGTCGTCGAAGACGATGGTGCGCCGCGGCTTGCGCTCGGTCGGGAGCACGATCTCGTCCTCGCCCGGCTCGGCGCTCGCAGCCGGGACCGCACGCTGGGCCTCGGCGACCGAAGCCGCGGCCACGGTCTCGACCGGAGCCGCTGCCGCAGTCGCCGCTGCGGCCGGGGTCGGCAGTACGGCCGGCCGGAGGGCGCCCCCGTCGAAGCCGGCCGCGATGACCGTGACCCGCACCTCGTCGCCGAGGGCGTCGTCGATGACCGCACCGAAGATGATGTTGGCGTCCGGGTGGGCCGACTCGGACACCAGCCGAGCCGCCTCGTTGATCTCGAACAGCCCAAGGTCCGAACCGCCCGAGATGGACAGCAGCACGCCGCGGGCGCCGTCGATGGAGGCCTCGAGCAGCGGGCTGGACACGGCCATCCGGGCCGCCTGTGCCGCCCGCTCCTCGCCCCGGGCCGAGCCGATGCCCATGAGCGCCGAGCCGGCGCCGGACATGACCGACTTGACGTCGGCGAAGTCGAGGTTGATCAGGCCGGCCGTGGTGATCAGGTCGGTGATGCCCTGGACGCCGGACAGCAGCACCTGGTCGGCCGAGCGGAACGCGTCGAGCGCGCTCACGCCACGGTCGGAGATCGACAGCAGCCGGTCGTTGGGGATGACGATGAGGGTGTCGACCTCGTCGCGCAGGTCGTCGATGCCGGTCTCGGCCTGCTGGGCGCGCCGACGGCCCTCGAAGCTGAACGGCCGGGTCACCACGCCGACGGTCAGCGCGCCGATGGAGCGGGCGATCTTGGCCACGACGGGGGCGCCGCCGGTGCCGGTGCCACCGCCCTCGCCGGCGGTGACGAAGACCATGTCGGCCCCCTTGAGGACCTCCTCGATCTCCTCGGCGTGGTCCAGCGCCGCCTTGGCGCCGACCTCCGGGTCGGCCCCGGCGCCGAGACCGCGGGTCAGCTCCCGGCCGATGTCCAGCTTGACGTCAGCGTCGCTCATCAGCAGCGCCTGCGCGTCGGTGTTGATCGCGATGAACTCGACGCCCTTGAGGCCGACCTCGATCATCCGGTTGACGGCGTTGACGCCGCCACCACCGATTCCGACGACCTTGATCACGGCGATGTAGTTCTGCGGTGCTGCCACGGCTGTGCCCTTCGCGTCCGCCCGACCCTGACCCTCAGGTAGAGGGTGATAGTTATGTCAACCTGAGGCTGATGCAGGACGGTAGGCCGATCGGGGGGTTCGGGTCAACTTCGCCGTTGCTCGGCGGGCTCACCGCGTGGTCGGCGCGTCCGGGGCCCGGACGTCGTACAGGGACACCTTCCGCCCGCCCACCCGGGCGACCAGGATGGCCAGCACCTGGGCCTTGACGGCCGTGTCGTCCGCGGAGCCCCAGCGCACCTGGGCGCCGCTGGTCAGCCGGAGCACGACGTCGTCAGGGGAGGTGGCAATGATCGAGCGGACCTGCGAGGCCAGCGTGGCGGGCAGGCTGGCCGCCACCGTGGCCATGGCCCGCAGGGTCGCCTGGTCCACGGTCGCCGGGTCCCCCGCGGTGGTGAGCACCGGGAGCCCGGCCGGCGGTGCCGCCACGGTCTTGAACGTCACCCCGGTCCGGTCGATCAGCTGCCACTGGCCGCCGCTGTTCGCCGCCAGCACCGGCACCCGGACGACCACCTGGACCAGCAGCGTGTTCGGCCACTGGCGCCGCACCTGCGCCGAGGCGACCGCCGGGATGGCCTCGACCCGGGCCCGGACCGCGCCCAGGTCGACCCGGGCCAGCGGGGTGCCGAGCGGGACCGCGGCCTTGAGCTGCACGAGGGACGGCTGGACCTGGTCGGCGCCGCGCACCACGACCTGCCGGACCCCCAGCAGCGAGGACCAGCCCACCAGCCAGACCGCGAGGCCGAGCAGTGCCGCGACTCCGAGGGCGGCACCCCGCAGCAGCCAGCGCCGTCTGGATACCGAGCGGAGCCGCTCCTCGAACCGCTCGGTCGCGGCCCGGGGCTTGGGTCTGGTCGGCGTGCGCGTGCTCATGAGTCCCCCCAGTCCGCACGCTGGCGGAGCAGTTCGACGACCTCCGGGCCGACCATGGTGATGTCGCCGGCGCCCAGGGTCAGCACCAGGTCACCGGGTCGGGCCCGCTGCGCCAGGTACGGGGCCACCGCCGTCCAGGACGGCTCGAAGTGCACCTGCCCGGTGGGCAGCGGCACCGCCCGCGCCACCAGCGCGCCGGTCACCCCGGGCTCCGGGTCCTCCCGAGCCGCGTACACGTCCATGACGACGACGTCGTCGGCCAAACCCAGGGCCTGCCCGAGCTGGTCGGCGAAGATGCGGGTCCGGCTGAACAGGTGCGGCTGGAAGGCCACCACCAGCCGCCCCTCCCCCGCGATCTCGCGGGCGGCCCGCAGGTCGGCCGCGACCTCGGTGGGGTGGTGGGCGTAGCTGTCGATGACCCGGACGCCCGCGGCGCCGCCCTTGTCCTCCATCCGCCGCCGAGTGCCGGAGAACCGCGCGATCCCCTCGGCCAGCCCGACGAACGGGAAGCCCAGCCGCAGGCCGGCCGTGATCGCCGCGGCGGCGTCGAGGACGTAGTGGTGGCCGTGCACCCGCAGCTGAACCGCGCCCAACGGGGCGGTGCCGTCGAACAGCTCGAACCGGGACCCGGTCGGGCCGGGGGCAGCCCGCTCGACCCGCAGCTGCGCATCGGCACCCTCGCCGTAGGTGACCACCCGGCGGCCACCGGCCCGGACCAGCTCGGCCAGCCGACGTGCGCCGGGGTCGTCGGTGCAGGTGACGAGGAACCCGTCCGGGTCCAGCCGGTCGGCGAACCGGGTGAACACCGCGGCGTAGGCCTCGGGGGTCCGGTAGTGGTCCAGGTGGTCGGCGTCCACGTTGGTGACGACAGCGGCGAACGGCGACAGGTACAGGAACGACTCGTCGGACTCGTCCGCCTCGGCCACGAACAGCTCGCCCGAGCCGTCGTGGGCGTTCGCGCCGGACTCGTTGAGCTCCCCGCCGATGGCGAAGGAGGGGTCCGCCCCGCAGTGCTGCAGGGCCACGGTGAGCATCGACGTCGTCGTCGTCTTGCCGTGCGTGCCGGCCACCGCGACCACCCGGCGGCCGGTCATCACGGCGGCCAGCGCCTGGGCGCGGTGCAGCACCCGCAGCCCTCGCACCCGCGCCTCGACCAGCTCGACGTTGGAGTCCCGGATCGCCGAGGAGATCACCACGGTCGCGGCCGGGCCCAGCTGCTCGGCCCGGTGCCCCACGAACACGGTGGCCCCCCTGGCGGCCAGCGCGGCCAGCTCGCGGGAGTCCTTGGCATCGCTGCCGGAAACCGGGATGCCACGGTCCAGCAGGATCCGGGCGATCCCGGACATGCCCGCCCCGCCGATGCCGATGAAGTGCACCGGGCCCAGCTGGTCCGCGGCCGGCGCTGACGGCACGGTCATGGCCGGCTCCCCGCGGCCTCGAGGACGAGGTCGGCCAGCCGCTCGTCGCCGTCGGTGCGCCCGAACCCCGCGGCGGCCCGGGCCATGGCGTCCAGCCGGGCGGTGTCTTTCAGCAGCGGTAGCAGCGTGGCCACCACCCACTCCGGTGTGCAGGTGGCGTCGTCGACGAGCAACCCCCCGCCGGCGTCGACCACGGGCTGCGCGTTCAGCCGCTGCTCGCCGTTGCCGTGTGGCAGCGGGACGTACGCGCCCGGCAGGCCCACGGCGGCCAGCTCAGCGCAGGTCATCATCCCGGCCCGGCACAGCATGAGGTCGGCCGCGGCGTACGCGAGGTCCATCCGGTCCAGGTACGGGACGACGACGTAGGGCGGCTCCCCCGCAGAACGGGGCACCTGCACCTCGTTGCGCGGCCCGGCCGCGTGCAGCACCTGGATCCCGGCGGTGGCCAGCTCGGCCGCCGCACCGACGACCGCGTCGTTGAGCCGCACCGCGCCCTGCGAGCCGCCGGCGACCAGAAGGGTCGGCCGGTCGGCGTCCAGGCCGAACGCCGCGCGCGCCGGCGCCCGCTCCGCGGCCCGGTCGAGCTGGGCGACCGCCCGGCGCAGCGGCATGCCGACGAGCCGGGCACCGGACAGCGACGTGCCGGCCGTGGCGACCGCCACGTACCGCGTGAACCGCGCGCCCAGCCGGTTGGCCAGGCCGGGCCTGGCGTTGGCCTCGTGGACGACGTACGGGACCTTCCGGCGCCGGGCGGCCAGGTAGGCGGGCCCCGCGACGTACCCACCGAAGCCGACGAGCACGTCTGCCCGGGTGTCCACCAGGACCTGCTCCGCGGCGCGGACCGCGGCCCGCAGCCGTCCGGGCAGGGACAGCAGCGCCGCCGAGGGCCGGCGCGGGACCGGCACCGGGGGGATCAGGGCCAGCCGGTAGCCGCGCTCGGGCACCAACCGGGTTTCCAGGCCGCGTTCGGTGCCCAGGGCCGTGACCTCGGTGCCCGGGTCCCGTCGGCACAGCGCGTCGGCCAGCGCGAGCGCCGGCTCGATGTGCCCCGCCGTCCCACCGCCGGCCACGACCACGCGCAGGCTCATCGGCCCCGGAAGCGGAACCGGCGACGACGGGCCGCCTTGCGGGCGGCCAGCGCCGGCCGGGCACCGGGCTCGTCCCTGGCGAAGGACAGCAGCATGCCCAGCGCGACCAGGGTGGGCAGCAGCGCCGAGCCGCCGTAGGAGACCAGGGGCAGCGGCACGCCCGTGATGGGCAGCAGGCCCACCACGGCACCCATGTTCACCACCGCCTGGAAGCCGATCCAGGCGGTGGCCGCCGCCGCGGCCAGCCGGACGAACGGGTCGGTGGAGCGCAGCGCGACCCGCACGCCCGCGTAGACCAGCACGGCGAACAGGACGAGCACCACCAAGGTGCCCACCAGCCCGAGCTCCTCGCCGATCACCGCGTAGATGAAGTCGGTGTGCGCCTCGGGCAGCGAGCCCCACTTCTCCCGGCTGGCCCCCAGTCCCAGGCCCCACCAGCCGCCGCTGCCGAGCGCATACCGGGCGTGCACGGCCTGCCAGCCGATGCCGAGCGGGTCCGCCTCGGGGTGCAGCCAGGACTGGAACCGGTGCAGCCGGTGGGCCGCGGTGAGCGACAGCAGCGCCACCATCCCGAGCACGCCGGCGCCGCCGAGCACGAACAGCCGCAGGGGCGCGCCCACGACGAACAGCAGGGCCGCGACGATCGCGATGAGGATCAGGGCGGTGCCCAGGTCGCCCCCGAGCAGGACCAGCCCGATGAGCAGCCCCGCGACCGGCACCAGCGGCACCAGCAGGTGCCGCCACTGGCCGAGCAGCTTCTCCTTGCGGGTGAGCAGGTCGGCGCCCCACACGACGATGGCCAGCTTGGCGGCCTCGGACGGCTGCAGCCGGAACGGGCCACCGAAGTCGATCCAGTTCTGGTTGCCGTTGACCCGCAGCCCGATCCCGGGCACCAGCACCAGCAGCAGCAGGCCGACCGCGCCGATGAGCAGCGGGATGGCAGCCTTGCGCATCAGCGTGGCCGGCATCCGCGACACCCACCACATGAGCGGGACGCCGATGGCCGCCCACATGGCCTGCTTCTGGAAGATCGACAGCGACGAGCCGGAGATCTCATAGGCGCTGACCGACGACGCCGACAGCACCATGACCAGGCCGAGCGCGAGCAGCAGCAAGGTACCGCCGAGCACCAGGTGGTAGGAGGTCAGCGGACGGTTCAGCAGCCGGGGGGTGCCGCGCTGCTCGGTGCGCGAGCGCGCCGGGACGGTGGCGGTCACCGGGCCGGACCGGGCAGCGCGTGGACGGCGGCCGCGAAGGCGTCCCCCCGCGCGGCGTAGTCGCGGAACAGGTCCATGGACGCGCAGCCGGGGGCGAGCAGCACGGTGTCGCCGGCCACGGCCAGGCTTGCGGCGGCCCGCACGGCGTCGTCCATCGTCCCAGTCTCGGTGCTGGCGACCTCGACGACCGGGAGGTCGGGCGCGTGTCGCGCGAGCGCCGCCCGCACCACGGCACGGTCCTGCCCCAGCAGGACCACCCCGCGCAGCCGGTCCCTGGTCCGCTGCACCAGGTCGTCGAAGGTGGCGCCCTTGGCCAGCCCCCCGGCGATCCACACGACTGACGGGTAGGCCGTCAGGGACGCCACGGCCGCGTGCGGGTTGGTCGCCTTGGAGTCGTCGACGTAGGTCACACCGGCGACCTCGGCCACGATCGCGATCCGGTGCGCGCCGGCGCGGAAGCCGCGCAGCCCGTCGCGGACCGCAGCGGGCGGCACGCCGTAGGCCCGGGCCAGCGCGGCCGCGGCGAGCGCGTTCTCCACGTTGTGCGGCGCGTGCGGCTGCACGTCGTCCAGGGTGGCCAGCTCGACCGCGCTGCCGTGCCGGTCCGCGCCGAAGGCCCGGTCGACCAGCACGTCGTCGACCACCCCGAGCATGCCGACCGCAGGGACGCCCAGGGTGAACCCGACCGCGCGGCAGCCCTCGGTGACGTGCGCGTCGCGCAACAGCCGCTCGGTGGTCGGGTCGGCGACGTTGTAGACGCACGCCGCGGTGGTGCCGGCGTAGACACGGCCCTTGTCCGCGGCGTACGCCTCGAGGCTGCCGTGCCAGTCGATGTGGTCCGGCGCCACGTTGAGCACGGCCGAGGCGACCGGCTGCAGGCCGACCGTGCGGTGCAGCTGGAAGCTGGACAGCTCGACGGCCAGCACGTCGTAGGGCCGCTCGGCGAGCACCGCCTCGACGACCGGGGTCCCGACGTTGCCAGCGGCGACCGCCCGGCGGCCAGCGGCCGTGAGCATGGCCGCGAGCATCTCCACCGTCGTGGTCTTGCCGTTGGTCCCGGTGAGGGTCAGCCAGGCCGGACGGCGCTGCGCCGGCTGGACCTGCCAGGCCAGCTGCACCTCGCTCCAGACCGGCACCCCGGCGGCCGCCGCGGCGGCCAGCAGCGGAACGTCGTCGCGCCAGCCCGGCGAGGAGACGACGAGGTCGGTGCCCGCGGGGAGCACCGTGACGACGTCCGCACCGAGCCGGACGTCGGCCCCCAGGTCCCGAAGGATCTCGGCCGAGTCGGCCAGCGAGCCGTCGTCGCGCCGGTCGACGACGACGACGTGCGCGCCCAGCTGCAGCAGCGCATCG from Actinomycetes bacterium includes these protein-coding regions:
- a CDS encoding FtsQ-type POTRA domain-containing protein, translated to MSTRTPTRPKPRAATERFEERLRSVSRRRWLLRGAALGVAALLGLAVWLVGWSSLLGVRQVVVRGADQVQPSLVQLKAAVPLGTPLARVDLGAVRARVEAIPAVASAQVRRQWPNTLLVQVVVRVPVLAANSGGQWQLIDRTGVTFKTVAAPPAGLPVLTTAGDPATVDQATLRAMATVAASLPATLASQVRSIIATSPDDVVLRLTSGAQVRWGSADDTAVKAQVLAILVARVGGRKVSLYDVRAPDAPTTR
- the murG gene encoding undecaprenyldiphospho-muramoylpentapeptide beta-N-acetylglucosaminyltransferase encodes the protein MRVVVAGGGTAGHIEPALALADALCRRDPGTEVTALGTERGLETRLVPERGYRLALIPPVPVPRRPSAALLSLPGRLRAAVRAAEQVLVDTRADVLVGFGGYVAGPAYLAARRRKVPYVVHEANARPGLANRLGARFTRYVAVATAGTSLSGARLVGMPLRRAVAQLDRAAERAPARAAFGLDADRPTLLVAGGSQGAVRLNDAVVGAAAELATAGIQVLHAAGPRNEVQVPRSAGEPPYVVVPYLDRMDLAYAAADLMLCRAGMMTCAELAAVGLPGAYVPLPHGNGEQRLNAQPVVDAGGGLLVDDATCTPEWVVATLLPLLKDTARLDAMARAAAGFGRTDGDERLADLVLEAAGSRP
- the murC gene encoding UDP-N-acetylmuramate--L-alanine ligase, with the protein product MTVPSAPAADQLGPVHFIGIGGAGMSGIARILLDRGIPVSGSDAKDSRELAALAARGATVFVGHRAEQLGPAATVVISSAIRDSNVELVEARVRGLRVLHRAQALAAVMTGRRVVAVAGTHGKTTTTSMLTVALQHCGADPSFAIGGELNESGANAHDGSGELFVAEADESDESFLYLSPFAAVVTNVDADHLDHYRTPEAYAAVFTRFADRLDPDGFLVTCTDDPGARRLAELVRAGGRRVVTYGEGADAQLRVERAAPGPTGSRFELFDGTAPLGAVQLRVHGHHYVLDAAAAITAGLRLGFPFVGLAEGIARFSGTRRRMEDKGGAAGVRVIDSYAHHPTEVAADLRAAREIAGEGRLVVAFQPHLFSRTRIFADQLGQALGLADDVVVMDVYAAREDPEPGVTGALVARAVPLPTGQVHFEPSWTAVAPYLAQRARPGDLVLTLGAGDITMVGPEVVELLRQRADWGDS
- a CDS encoding polyphenol oxidase family protein — encoded protein: MFAWRETVGDVGFAVTDRSGGAGAPPYDALNLAGPVGDDPSVVARNRALVAGALGVAPVRLVTATQVHGRDVVVIEGPLDGPPPTADALVTRTPGLVLAALVADCTPVLLADPEAGVVGVAHAGRPGLVAGIVPAVLDVMRAQGARRLVARVGPSVCGRCYEVPAAMRDDVAGVAPEARARSWTGTPALDVAAGVVAQLADEVADLQWLHGCTREDDRWFSYRRARTTGRFAGLAWLAP
- the ftsZ gene encoding cell division protein FtsZ, with the translated sequence MAAPQNYIAVIKVVGIGGGGVNAVNRMIEVGLKGVEFIAINTDAQALLMSDADVKLDIGRELTRGLGAGADPEVGAKAALDHAEEIEEVLKGADMVFVTAGEGGGTGTGGAPVVAKIARSIGALTVGVVTRPFSFEGRRRAQQAETGIDDLRDEVDTLIVIPNDRLLSISDRGVSALDAFRSADQVLLSGVQGITDLITTAGLINLDFADVKSVMSGAGSALMGIGSARGEERAAQAARMAVSSPLLEASIDGARGVLLSISGGSDLGLFEINEAARLVSESAHPDANIIFGAVIDDALGDEVRVTVIAAGFDGGALRPAVLPTPAAAATAAAAPVETVAAASVAEAQRAVPAASAEPGEDEIVLPTERKPRRTIVFDDAAAVAAADDDDLDVPDFLK